One genomic region from Marmota flaviventris isolate mMarFla1 chromosome 6, mMarFla1.hap1, whole genome shotgun sequence encodes:
- the Foxq1 gene encoding forkhead box protein Q1, which produces MKLEVFAPRAAHGDKPGSDLEGAGGSDAPSPLSAAGDDSLGSDGDCAANSPAAGGGAGDPAIGSEHSSDRGPGTQDEGPAEATTAAAAAGRAEAGATGRCAGSVAGGEGARSKPYTRRPKPPYSYIALIAMAIRDSAGGRLTLAEINEYLMGKFPFFRGSYTGWRNSVRHNLSLNDCFVKVLRDPSRPWGKDNYWMLNPNSEYTFADGVFRRRRKRLSHRATVPAPGLRPEEATARPNVAPPPPAPPTPASPRARSPARQEGRASPTGKFSSSFAIDSILSKPFRSRRDKDAGPGVQGVQLPWGTSPCAPLPTYPALLPAAPGGALLPLCAYGAGEPALLGACGSEPQPSAPPPAPHLLLAPLSTATPAKPFRGPAAGGGAHLYCPLRLPAALQAASACGPGPHLPYPVQTLLA; this is translated from the coding sequence ATGAAGTTAGAGGTGTTCGCCCCCCGCGCGGCCCACGGGGACAAGCCCGGCAGTGACCTGGAAGGTGCGGGTGGCAGCGACGCGCCGTCCCCGCTGTCGGCAGCCGGCGACGACTCCCTGGGCTCGGACGGGGATTGCGCGGCCAACAGCCCTGCGGCGGGCGGTGGCGCCGGTGATCCGGCGATCGGCAGCGAGCACAGCTCCGACAGGGGCCCGGGTACCCAGGACGAGGGCCCGGCGGAGGCGACGACAGCGGCGGCGGCTGCAGGCAGAGCGGAGGCCGGCGCTACAGGTCGGTGCGCTGGGAGCGTGGCGGGCGGCGAAGGCGCACGCAGCAAGCCGTACACGCGGCGGCCCAAGCCCCCGTACTCCTACATCGCACTGATCGCCATGGCCATCCGCGACTCGGCGGGCGGACGCCTGACGCTGGCCGAGATCAACGAGTACCTCATGGGCAAGTTCCCCTTTTTCCGCGGCAGCTACACCGGCTGGCGCAACTCGGTGCGCCACAACCTCTCGCTCAACGACTGTTTCGTCAAGGTGCTGCGCGACCCCTCGCGGCCCTGGGGCAAGGACAACTACTGGATGCTCAACCCCAATAGCGAGTACACCTTCGCCGACGGGGTCTTCCGCCGCCGCCGCAAACGCCTCAGCCACCGGGCTACAGTCCCCGCACCGGGACTGCGACCCGAGGAAGCCACTGCCCGCCCCAACGTCGCGCCCCCTCCACCCGCGCCCCCTACCCCTGCCTCTCCTCGAGCGCGCTCGCCTGCACGCCAGGAAGGGCGCGCCAGCCCCACGGGCAAGTTCTCCAGCTCCTTCGCCATCGACAGCATCCTCAGCAAGCCCTTCCGCAGCCGCCGGGACAAGGACGCGGGCCCCGGGGTACAGGGGGTACAGCTGCCGTGGGGCACCTCGCCCTGCGCACCGCTGCCCACGTATCCCGCACTGCTCCCCGCGGCTCCTGGTGGGGCCCTGTTGCCACTCTGTGCGTACGGCGCAGGCGAGCCGGCGCTGCTGGGCGCGTGCGGGTCTGAACCGCAGCCCTCAGCGCCACCGCCAGCCCCGCACCTCCTGCTAGCGCCCCTTTCTACCGCCACCCCAGCTAAGCCATTCCGAGGCCCAGCGGCTGGCGGCGGCGCGCACCTGTACTGCCCCCTGCGGCTGCCcgcggctctgcaggcggcctcGGCCTGCGGCCCTGGCCCGCACCTGCCCTACCCAGTACAGACACTTCTGGCCTAA